DNA from Rhipicephalus microplus isolate Deutch F79 chromosome 5, USDA_Rmic, whole genome shotgun sequence:
GAGCGACTGAGAGAGTACAGTTACGAATAAAATAAACTGCCACTGGAAGGTTCTCACGTTCATGCATGTGGCTGACGGCTTTTGTTGTAGAATACCATCATTGTTGGTCGGCCTAAAGAGGAGTCGGCTAGTTTGATTGTGGACGCCGTACTTACTGACGCTCTTGGCAATGTTTGTATCAGCAAGCCCTCGATTGCATTTTCACCTAGGGAGCTTGGTTTTCTGCGTACACTGTTATGCTTGGTTAATCTGTTATGTTTTTTTGGTAGATAACCCTTATCACGCATATATATCTGGGTGATCCCACGTGCTTATCTGTCTGCCTGACAATTGTGAACTAAAAGCTGTCTGAGTTcgaaaataaacattttatttCTAGTAGCACTCTATCCTCCGCGTACGTCTATCTCTTCCTGTTTCCGTATTTCACCCCGCGCTACAAAAAATTCTTTCAAATtcttcaccaacaagcccaccatGCAACTCTCGTCAGTTGCCAAAAGGAAAGCTTGTAATTACCGCGCTGTTTTTAGACGGGGATATCAGAGCCAGGCCTTAAAGGGTTGAAGATTTTAGGAATTCGTTGACGTCGACGGACCTGCTGCCTGATGTGGTGCACCTCAGCGCGTATCAGTTAAACCACTTTTGGCCGCTAACGACGCGGTACACTCTAGACACCTAGTCGCCTTGAAGGAGCTTCAGGTGAAGGGGTGACGCTGCGTCGTCATCGATCCGCAGGATCAGCAGGTGAAGCTCAGGCTACACTGACTGCTGCACGGTGAGTGAAGATGATGTGCGGGCTTCGCTGACAGCAATTGACAAGGTGGTGGAAGTGAGCCGCGATCGCAGGCGCGCCCCGAGCATGGCTGAGAAGTGCTCGACCACCCAGACAGTCCAGCGAATGTTGAAGACCGGTCTTCAGGTCAGAGACATCACACACAAAATCCACGTGGACAGGGAGCTGGGCTTGGTAGCGGTGTCTGTTCGGTCGATGGGGTGCTTGCGCCGCCAAAGCACAGCTCACGCCCGCCGAGAATGCACGCCCGCCGAGAATGCAACTGAGCTTGTAAATGTCGAGAAGGCAGCGACAGCCGAGGAGGAAGACAATGCAGAAGAGCCTCTGGGCGAGACATCAGAAAGCAGGGACAATATGTGTGTCCCCAAGGCCACGCTTAAGCGTTCACGCGACGCGACCGAGAAGCCTCTCAAGGGTTTGCCTATCTACAGCGAGCGAGGAACCACCTGCACATTCACCACAAGAGATGCGGCTGAACCTCAAACCCGAGCCCAAGAACTCAAGTGACTGGAGATGAGTGGACACGGTGAAAGAAAAGAACGCCGGCAAGCAGGAACACCAGCCCTCGGGGCGGGTAGCTGAAGGCTGGTCACCAAAAGTAAGCGCCACGCTCCGGGTCTACTTCTTTTAGCGAATAAGTCACCATGGCACCGACTCCGTAATTCAGTATAGCCAGGCTTCACGTCAGAGGGTTGGCGGCTAGGAGTAAGCAAAGTTAGCTCTTGCGGTTGATCACAGACCAAGATCGTCTTCGCCATCCTGGGAACAAAGGTGGACGGAAGAGTATTGGTGGTGTTAaacaaaagagagaaaggaaaaaagtCGACAAATGGTAAAGCATGAACCTGTGTGTCTTTGCTAGGGCACATGTatgttacatgtttttttttttttttgtaacaaagCTCTGGTATGTGATGCAGCTTTTGCATTGTTCAAGAATGAATGTGCAGAGATTGCATAGGGTGTTCGAAAATTTTATATGGGGCTCACACTGAGAATGGTGCAGCTGGACCAAAATGTTAAGCACGTGAAAGACGGGGGTCATGGTTTGGCGCACCTTTTTGTTAGACGATTACTAAATAGATTTTTGTTTTCTCGTGACGTCAGTGATCCATTTTAGCGTACAGTATGCCAACTCAGGTTAGGCAGTGCCTTACCAGAAGTTGTCACTACTGATAGCAGGCCCGGGACGCTGCGTGGCTAtctcaaggaagtggtagacagtgCAC
Protein-coding regions in this window:
- the LOC119174121 gene encoding uncharacterized protein LOC119174121; protein product: MAEKCSTTQTVQRMLKTGLQVRDITHKIHVDRELGLVAVSVRSMGCLRRQSTAHARRECTPAENATELVNVEKAATAEEEDNAEEPLGETSESRDNMCVPKATLKRSRDATEKPLKGLPIYSERGTTCTFTTRDAAEPQTRAQELK